The following are encoded together in the Chaetodon auriga isolate fChaAug3 chromosome 4, fChaAug3.hap1, whole genome shotgun sequence genome:
- the smarca4b gene encoding SWI/SNF-related matrix-associated actin-dependent regulator of chromatin subfamily A member 4 isoform X2, which yields MSTPDPPMGGTPRPGPSPGPGPSPGAMLGPSPGPSPGSSHSMMGPSPGPPSSGHSQPGPSGYGQDSMHPLHKPLESMHEKGMSEESRFSQMKGLPMRQGGHSGMGPPPSPLDQHSQGYHSPLGGSDHSSPVPSNGPPSGPLMPSSSSSSSSGGPGSASASLDGPSGDQHTLGSNNRSGPPVSSGPGPSPGPSLGSSVPTLASGLESGGPTGPTPFNQNQLHQLRAQIMAYKMLARGQPLPDHLQMAVQGKRPMPGMQQQQPMPSLAPVAGGGPGGGPVGPGPGPLGSGYSRAHGMMGPNMPPPGPSGTPAGMQGQNPNGPPKSWPEGPMVNAAAPSNAPQKLIPPQPTGRPSPAPPSVPPAASPVMPPQTQSPGQPAQPTPMMPYHAKQNRITPIQKPCGLDPVEILQEREYRLQARITHRIAELENLPGSLAGDLRTKATIELKALRLLNFQRQLRQEVVVCMRRDTALETALDAKAYKRSKRQSLREARITEKLEKQQKIEQERKRRQKHQEYLNSILQHAKDFKEYHRSITGKMQKLTKAVATYHANTEREQKKENERIEKERMRRLMAEDEEGYRKLIDQKKDKRLAYLLQQTDEYVANLTELVRAHKAAQALKEKKKKKKKKKKLEIAEGQTPSMGPDGEPLDETSQMSDLPVKVIHVDSGNILTGVDAPKAGQLETWLEMNPGYEVAPRSDSEDSEEEEEEEEEEDEPQPSSTPVEEKKKITDPDSEDVSEVDVRHIIENAKQDVDDEYSGAAFARGLQSYYSVAHAVTEKVEKQSSLLINGQLKQYQIKGLEWLVSLYNNNLNGILADEMGLGKTIQTIALITYLMEHKRLNGPYLIIVPLSTLSNWVYEFDKWAPTVVKVSYKGSPAARRAFVPQLRSGKFNVLLTTYEYIIKDKQVLAKIRWKYMIVDEGHRMKNHHCKLTQVLNTHYLAPRRVLLTGTPLQNKLPELWALLNFLLPTIFKSCSTFEQWFNAPFAMTGEKVDLNEEETILIIRRLHKVLRPFLLRRLKKEVEAQLPEKVEYVIKCDMSSLQRVLYRHMQAKGVLLTDGSEKDKKGKGGTKTLMNTIMQLRKICNHPYMFQQIEESFSEHLGFSGGIVQGPDLYRASGKFEVLDRILPKLRATNHKVLLFCQMTSLMTIMEDYFAYRSFKYLRLDGTTKAEDRGMLLKTFNDPESEYFIFLLSTRAGGLGLNLQSADTVVIFDSDWNPHQDLQAQDRAHRIGQQNEVRVLRLCTVNSVEEKILAAAKYKLNVDQKVIQAGMFDQKSSSHERRAFLQAILEHEEQDEVWGQEVCLRMNEEDEVPDDETVNQMIARSEEEFDQFMRMDLDRRREEARNPRRKPRLMEEDELPTWIMKDDAEVERLTCEEEEEKMFGRGSRQRKEVDYSDSLTEKQWLKSVFPAQAIEEGTLEEVEEEVRHKKTTRKRKRDRDLDLPGPSSSSGGRGRGDKDEDGKRQRKRGRPPAEKLSPNPPALTKKMKKIVDAVIKYKDSTSGRQLSEVFIQLPSRKELPEYYELIRKPVDFRKIKERIRGHRYRSLGDLERDVMLLFQNAQTFNLEGSLIYEDSIVLQSVFTSLRQKIEKEEESEGEESEEEEEELEEGSESETRSVKVKIRLGRKDKGGDRGKGRSRRTGRTRAKPVVSDDDSEDEQEEERSPSATDEES from the exons ATGTCAACACCTGATCCCCCAATGGGAGGCACCCCTCGCCCAGGTCCTTCCCCTGGCCCGGGTCCCTCCCCTGGGGCCATGCTGGGCCCCAGCCCGGGGCCCTCCCCTGGCTCCTCTCACAGTATGATGGGCCCCAGCCCTGGCCCTCCCTCCTCTGGGCACTCCCAGCCAGGGCCCTCTGGATACGGCCAGGACAGCATGCACCCTCTGCACAAA CCCTTGGAGAGCATGCATGAGAAGGGCATGAGCGAGGAGAGCCGCTTCAGTCAGATGAAGGGACTGCCTATGAGACAGGGCGGGCACAGTGGAATGGGCCCCCCACCCAGTCCTCTAGACCAGCACTCGCAAG gtTACCATTCTCCCTTAGGGGGCTCTGACCACTCCAGCCCTGTCCCTTCAAATGGTCCTCCGTCTGGGCCTCTCATgccatcatcctcttcttcctcctcctctggtggtCCCGGTTCTGCCTCTGCATCTTTAGATGGCCCCAGTGGAGATCAACACACTCTAGGTTCCAATAACCGGTCTGGCCCTCCAGTTAGCTCCGGCCCAGGCCCCAGCCCTGGACCCAGTCTTGGCTCCAGTGTCCCCACCCTCGCATCTGGTCTTGAATCTGGAGGTCCGACAGGCCCTACTCCCTTCAATCAGAACCAGCTACATCAACTCAGAGCCCAGATCATGGCTTATAAGATGCTGGCCCGGGGGCAACCCCTGCCGGACCACCTACAGATGGCTGTCCAGGGGAAGAGGCCAATGCCtgggatgcagcagcagcagcccatGCCCAGCCTGGCTCCTGTAGCTGGAGGTGGACCAGGGGGTGGACCAGTAGGACCAGGGCCTGGACCACTGGGCTCAGGCTACAGTCGAGCTCATG GAATGATGGGTCCCAACATGCCTCCTCCAGGGCCATCTGGTACTCCAGCTGGGATGCAGGGACAAAACCCAAATGGACCTCCCAAGTCCTGGCCTGAAG GCCCCATGGTGAATGCAGCAGCCCCCTCCAATGCACCCCAAAAGCTCATTCCCCCTCAGCCCACCGGCAGGCCCTCTCCTGCCCCCCCTTCAGTGCCCCCCGCTGCCTCCCCAGTAATGCCTCCACAGACCCAGTCCCCCGGACAGCCGGCACAGCCTACTCCCATGATGCCTTACCACGCCAAGCAGAACCGCATTACCCCCATCCAGAAACCCTGCGGCCTCGATCCTGTGGAGATACTGCAGGAGAGGGAGTACAG GTTACAGGCTCGTATCACTCATCGTATCGCTGAACTGGAGAACCTGCCGGGCTCTCTGGCCGGTGATCTTCGTACCAAAGCTACAATAGAGCTCAAAGCCCTCCGCCTGCTTAACTTCCAGAGACAG CTGCGtcaggaggtggtggtgtgTATGCGCCGTGACACAGCTCTAGAGACGGCCCTTGATGCCAAGGCCTACAAGCGAAGCAAGCGTCAGTCTCTGCGAGAGGCCCGCATCACAGAGAAActggagaaacagcagaagattGAGCAAGAGCGCAAACGCAGGCAGAAACATCAG GAGTACCTCAACAGCATCCTGCAGCACGCCAAAGACTTCAAAGAGTACCACCGCTCCATCACAGGCAAAATGCAGAAACTGACCAAAGCCGTGGCGACTTACCACGCTAACACTGAACGGgagcagaagaaagagaatgagCGTATcgagaaagagaggatgaggaggcttATG gctgaggatgaggagggctATCGTAAACTGATTGACCAGAAGAAGGATAAGCGTCTGGCTTACCTGCTGCAGCAAACTGACGAGTATGTCGCCAACCTCACTGAGCTGGTCAGAGCTCACAAAGCGGCACAGGCTctcaaggagaagaagaagaagaagaagaaaaagaagaag TTGGAGATTGCTGAGGGTCAGACTCCGTCCATGGGCCCTGATGGAGAG CCTCTGGATGAGACGAGTCAGATGAGTGACCTGCCTGTGAAGGTCATCCATGTAGACAGTGGGAACATCCTGACAGGAGTGGATGCTCCTAAAGCTGGACAGCTGGAGACCTGGCTGGAGATGAACCCTGG TTATGAGGTGGCTCCCCGCTCAGACAGTGaagacagcgaggaggaggaagaggaggag gaggaagaagacgagCCTCAACCATCTTCTACTCCggtggaagaaaagaagaagattaCAGACCCTGACAGCGAAGACGTGTCAGAGGTGGACGTCCGACACATCATCGA aaATGCTAAACAGGATGTGGATGATGAATATAGTGGTGCAGCATTCGCCCGAGGGCTGCAGTCTTATTATTCTGTGGCTCACGCTGTCacagagaaggtggagaaacaGTCCAGTTTGTTAATAAATGGACAACTCAAACAGTATCAG ATTAAAGGTCTGGAGTGGCTGGTTTCCCTCTACAACAATAACCTGAATGGGATCCTGGCGGACGAGATGGGTCTGGGAAAAACCATCCAGACTATCGCCCTCATCACGTACCTCATGGAGCACAAACGGCTCAATGGACCCTACCTCATTATTGTACCCCTCTC AACTCTCTCTAACTGGGTGTATGAGTTTGACAAGTGGGCACCGACAGTCGTCAAAGTGTCCTACAAG gGGTCTCCTGCTGCCAGAAGAGCCTTCGTCCCTCAGCTGCGCAGTGGAAAGTTTAACGTTTTACTCACCACTTACGAGTACATCATCAAGGATAAACAAGTGCTGGCCAAG aTTCGTTGGAAGTACATGATTGTGGACGAAGGCCACCGTATGAAGAATCATCACTGTAAGCTGACCCAGGTCCTGAACACCCACTACCTGGCCCCACGGCGAGTCCTGCTGACAGGAACGCCGCTGCAGAACAAACTACCTGAGCTCTGGGCGCTCCTAAACTTCCTCCTGCCCACCATCTTCAAGAGCTGCAGCACCTTCGAGCAGTGGTTCAACGCTCCTTTTGCCATGActggagagaag GTGGACCTTAACGAAGAGGAGACCATCCTCATCATCCGTCGTCTCCACAAAGTGCTTCGCCCCTTCCTGTTACGCAGATTAAAGAAGGAAGTGGAGGCACAGCTTCCAGAGAAG GTGGAATACGTGATCAAGTGTGACATGTCGTCTCTTCAGAGGGTGCTGTACAGGCACATGCAGGCCAAGGGGGTCCTGCTCACTGATGGatcagagaaagacaagaag GGTAAAGGAGGCACAAAGACGTTGATGAACACCATCATGCAGCTGAGGAAGATCTGCAACCACCCTTATATGTTCCAGCAAATAGAG GAATCATTCTCTGAACATTTAGGATTCTCTGGTGGGATAGTCCAGGG CCCTGACCTGTATCGGGCATCAGGAAAGTTTGAGGTGTTGGATCGAATCCTTCCAAAGCTCAGAGCCACAAACCACAAAGTGCTGCTCTTCTGTCAGATGACTTCACTCATGACAATCATGGAGGACTACTTTGCCTATCGCAGCTTCAAGTATCTGCGTCTGGATG GCACTACGAAGGCTGAGGATAGAGGGATGTTACTGAAGACATTCAATGACCCAGAGTCGGAGTACTTTATCTTCCTCCTGAGCACAAGAGCCGGAGGCCTCGGTCTCAACTTGCAGTCTGCTGACACTGTGGTTATTTTTGACTCTGACTGGAACCCACATCAG GACCTGCAGGCTCAGGACCGAGCCCACCGTATCGGTCAGCAGAATGAGGTGCGTGTATTGCGTCTCTGTACTGTCAACAGTGTGGAAGAGAAAATCTTGGCCGCTGCCAAGTACAAACTAAACGTGGACCAGAAGGTCATCCAGGCCGGCATGTTTGACCAGAAGTCTTCCAGCCACGAGCGCCGAGCCTTCCTGCAGGCCATCCTGGAACACGAGGAGCAAGACGAGGTCTGGGGTCAGGAAGTGTGTCTacgcatgaat gaggaggacgaggtgCCAGATGATGAGACGGTCAACCAGATGATTGCcaggagtgaggaggagttCGACCAGTTCATG cgAATGGATCTAGACCGGCGTCGTGAGGAGGCCCGCAACCCGCGGCGAAAACCTCGTctgatggaggaggatgagctGCCCACCTGGATCATGAAGGACGACGCTGAGGTTGAACGTCTGACctgcgaggaagaggaggagaaaatgtttGGACGAGGCTCTCGGCAGCGAAAGGAGGTGGACTACAGCGATTCACTGACAGAGAAGCAGTGGCTCAAG TCTGTCTTTCCCGCGCAGGCGATAGAGGAGGGCAcactggaggaggtggaggaagaggtaaggcacaaaaaaacaacccgCAAGAGGAAGCGGGACCGCGACCTGGATCTCCCCggtccctcctcttcctcgggGGGACGAGGGCGGGGGGACAAAGATGAAGATGGGAAGcggcagaggaagaggggacGACCGCCCGCTGAGAAACTCTCCCCCAACCCCCCGGCCCTCacgaagaagatgaagaagattGTAGACGCTGTCATCAAGTATAAAGACAG CACCAGCGGGCGTCAGCTGAGCGAGGTGTTCATCCAGCTGCCATCTCGGAAAGAGCTGCCAGAGTACTACGAACTGATCCGCAAGCCTGTGGACTTCAGGAAGATCAAG GAGAGGATTCGAGGCCATCGTTACCGCAGTCTGGGTGACCTGGAGAGAGACGTCATGCTGCTCTTCCAGAACGCTCAGACCTTCAACCTGGAGGGGTCACTG ATATATGAAGACTCCATCGTCCTCCAGTCAGTGTTTACCAGTTTGAGGCAAAAGAtcgagaaggaggaggaaagtgaaggagaggagagtgaggaagaggaggaggagctggaggaaggatcagagtctgaaa CTCGctcagtgaaagtgaaaatccGACTTGGAAGGAAGGATAAAGGTGGAGATCGAGGGAAGGGACGCAGCAGACGAACAGGACGCACCAGAGCAAAGCCTGTGGTCAGTGATGATGACTCTGAGGACGAGCAGGAAGAG GAGCGCTCCCCCAGTGCCACTGATGAGGAGTCCTGA